One stretch of Thermococcus sp. 21S9 DNA includes these proteins:
- a CDS encoding DUF4870 domain-containing protein, producing the protein MGEEIRKTSLGMDENVEGLLAYLLWWLTGIILLLLEKESYFVRFHAMQSTVTFLFFTIAIKVFQIIPIIGWLIAYLLSLLAIIAWIVGMLKAYQGELYKFPIFGDLAEQWVEKFNV; encoded by the coding sequence ATGGGTGAGGAGATTAGAAAAACGTCCCTCGGAATGGATGAGAACGTGGAGGGACTGCTCGCGTATCTGCTATGGTGGCTAACTGGAATAATCCTGCTGTTGCTTGAAAAGGAGAGCTACTTCGTACGCTTCCACGCCATGCAGTCAACGGTGACATTCCTGTTTTTCACGATTGCAATCAAGGTCTTTCAGATTATACCGATTATTGGCTGGCTCATCGCCTATCTGCTGTCGCTCCTTGCCATCATAGCCTGGATTGTGGGAATGCTCAAGGCCTACCAGGGCGAGCTCTACAAGTTCCCGATTTTTGGGGACCTCGCCGAGCAGTGGGTCGAGAAGTTCAACGTTTGA
- a CDS encoding FeoA family protein yields the protein MIVPLLSLAPGERGVVVDLRGGPNFRSRLYAMGLAPGAIVRVLENYPRGPVIVEAGGTRLALGKGMASRVLVRKL from the coding sequence ATGATTGTGCCCTTACTGTCACTCGCTCCTGGCGAGAGAGGGGTTGTGGTTGACCTGCGGGGAGGGCCGAACTTCCGGAGCAGGCTCTACGCGATGGGACTGGCGCCGGGGGCGATTGTTAGGGTCCTCGAGAACTACCCGAGGGGCCCGGTTATAGTCGAGGCCGGTGGAACGAGGCTGGCACTTGGAAAGGGCATGGCCTCAAGAGTCCTTGTGAGAAAACTCTGA